The Serpentinimonas maccroryi genome has a segment encoding these proteins:
- a CDS encoding IscS subfamily cysteine desulfurase, with protein sequence MNMTPHFPIYLDYSATNPCDPRVVDLMVPWLYEHFGNPASRSHAWGWEAERAVEQAREQVASLIGADPREIVWTSGATESNNLALKGAAHFYRDKGRHLVTVKTEHKAVLDTCRQLEREGFEVSYLDVQPDGLLDLDAFAAALRPDTVLASVMYVNNEIGVVQDIAAIGALCRERGVLLHVDAAQATGRVEVNLQQLPVDLMSLTAHKTYGPKGVGALYVRRKPRVRLEAQMHGGGHERGMRSGTLPTHQIVGMGAAYALAQAEMATELPRIRALHQRLLNGLSGIEQVFINGHPTQRVPHNLNMSFNYVEGESLIMGIKGLAVSSGSACTSASLEPSYVLRALGRSDELAHSSLRMTIGRWTTEAEIDYAVQTIRENVAKLRELSPLWEMYQDGVDLSTIQWAAH encoded by the coding sequence ATAAACATGACCCCGCACTTCCCCATCTACCTCGACTACAGCGCCACCAACCCCTGCGACCCACGGGTGGTGGACCTGATGGTGCCGTGGCTCTACGAGCACTTTGGCAACCCGGCCTCACGCAGCCACGCCTGGGGCTGGGAGGCCGAACGCGCGGTGGAGCAGGCGCGCGAGCAGGTGGCGTCACTCATCGGCGCCGACCCGCGCGAAATCGTCTGGACCAGCGGCGCCACCGAATCCAACAACCTCGCGCTCAAGGGCGCGGCCCACTTTTACCGCGACAAGGGCCGGCACCTGGTCACCGTCAAGACCGAGCACAAGGCCGTGCTCGACACCTGCCGCCAGCTCGAGCGCGAAGGCTTTGAAGTCAGCTACCTCGACGTGCAGCCCGATGGCTTGCTCGACCTCGACGCCTTCGCCGCCGCGCTGCGCCCCGACACCGTGCTGGCCTCGGTGATGTACGTGAACAACGAGATCGGGGTGGTGCAAGACATCGCCGCCATCGGCGCCCTGTGCCGCGAGCGCGGCGTGCTGCTGCACGTGGATGCGGCGCAGGCCACCGGCCGGGTCGAGGTGAACCTGCAGCAGTTGCCGGTCGATCTGATGAGCCTGACGGCGCACAAAACCTACGGCCCCAAAGGCGTGGGCGCGCTCTATGTGCGGCGCAAGCCGCGCGTGCGCCTCGAGGCGCAGATGCACGGCGGCGGGCACGAGCGCGGCATGCGCTCGGGCACCTTGCCCACGCACCAGATCGTCGGCATGGGCGCGGCCTACGCCTTGGCGCAAGCCGAAATGGCAACCGAGCTGCCGCGCATCCGCGCCTTGCACCAGCGCCTGCTCAACGGCTTGTCGGGCATCGAGCAGGTGTTTATCAACGGCCACCCGACCCAGCGTGTGCCGCACAATCTGAACATGAGCTTCAACTACGTCGAGGGCGAATCGCTGATCATGGGCATCAAGGGGCTGGCGGTGTCCAGCGGCTCGGCCTGCACCTCGGCCAGCCTCGAGCCCAGCTACGTGCTGCGCGCCCTGGGCCGCTCCGACGAACTGGCCCACAGCAGCCTGCGCATGACCATCGGGCGCTGGACCACCGAGGCCGAGATCGACTACGCCGTGCAGACCATCCGCGAGAACGTGGCCAAGCTGCGCGAGCTCTCACCACTGTGGGAGATGTACCAGGACGGCGTCGATCTGTCCACCATCCAGTGGGCCGCGCACTAG
- the iscU gene encoding Fe-S cluster assembly scaffold IscU has translation MAYSDKVIDHYEHPRNVGGFDKGDDTVGTGMVGAPACGDVMKLQIKVNPATGLIEDARFKTYGCGSAIASSSLITEWVKGKSLDQATQIKNSQIAEELALPPVKIHCSILAEDAIKAAVEDYRQKHAAAAPAAAAAQPASLAH, from the coding sequence ATGGCATACAGCGACAAGGTCATCGACCACTACGAGCACCCGCGCAATGTGGGCGGCTTTGACAAGGGCGACGACACGGTCGGCACCGGCATGGTCGGGGCCCCGGCCTGCGGCGACGTGATGAAGCTGCAGATCAAGGTCAACCCGGCCACCGGCCTGATCGAGGACGCGCGCTTCAAAACCTACGGCTGCGGCTCGGCCATCGCCTCGAGCTCGCTCATCACCGAATGGGTCAAGGGCAAATCGCTCGATCAGGCGACACAGATCAAAAACAGCCAGATCGCCGAAGAGCTGGCGCTGCCGCCGGTGAAAATCCACTGCTCCATTCTGGCCGAAGACGCCATCAAGGCGGCGGTAGAAGATTACCGGCAAAAGCACGCCGCTGCAGCCCCGGCTGCCGCTGCGGCCCAGCCAGCGTCCTTGGCCCACTGA
- the iscA gene encoding iron-sulfur cluster assembly protein IscA, with amino-acid sequence MSVTVTEAAAKHVRKYLARRGKGVGVRLGVKTTGCSGLAYKLEYADALAPDDVVFESAGVQVLIDPKSLPYLDGTVLDFVREGLNEGFKFSNPNERDRCGCGESFRV; translated from the coding sequence ATGTCCGTCACGGTAACCGAAGCCGCTGCCAAGCACGTGCGCAAATACCTGGCCCGGCGCGGCAAGGGGGTGGGGGTACGGCTGGGCGTCAAGACCACCGGTTGCTCGGGCCTGGCCTACAAGCTCGAGTACGCCGATGCGCTGGCCCCCGACGACGTGGTGTTCGAGAGCGCCGGTGTGCAGGTGCTGATCGACCCCAAAAGCCTGCCCTACCTCGACGGCACTGTGCTCGATTTCGTGCGCGAGGGCCTCAACGAGGGCTTCAAGTTCAGCAACCCCAACGAACGCGACCGCTGCGGCTGTGGTGAATCGTTCCGGGTCTGA
- the hscB gene encoding Fe-S protein assembly co-chaperone HscB: MSLRADDYTLFALPPGFALDRAALEQRWKQLQRLAHPDRHAAQGAAAQRLALQWSVRINEAYQRLKDPLKRGAYWCELQGQSVGAHDNTAMPATFLVQQMQWREALAEAGSAADLSPLQAELEAERAQRLAALQTAIDVQHDARAAAQQVRALLFIERFEQQLHERLDRY; this comes from the coding sequence ATCAGCCTGCGCGCCGACGACTACACCCTGTTTGCCTTGCCGCCGGGTTTTGCGCTCGACCGCGCCGCGCTCGAGCAGCGCTGGAAGCAGTTGCAGCGCCTAGCGCACCCAGATCGCCACGCCGCCCAAGGCGCGGCGGCGCAGCGGCTGGCCTTGCAGTGGTCGGTGCGCATCAACGAAGCCTACCAGCGCCTCAAAGACCCGCTCAAGCGTGGCGCCTACTGGTGCGAGTTGCAGGGGCAGAGCGTGGGTGCGCACGACAACACCGCCATGCCGGCCACTTTCTTGGTGCAGCAGATGCAATGGCGCGAGGCCTTGGCCGAAGCCGGCAGCGCCGCTGACCTGAGCCCGCTGCAAGCCGAACTCGAGGCCGAGCGGGCGCAGCGGCTGGCGGCCCTGCAAACCGCCATCGACGTGCAGCACGACGCCCGCGCCGCCGCGCAGCAGGTGCGCGCGCTGCTGTTCATCGAGCGCTTCGAGCAACAATTGCACGAGCGCCTAGACCGTTACTGA
- the hscA gene encoding Fe-S protein assembly chaperone HscA — MALLQISEPGQAPDPHQRRIAVGIDLGTTHSLVAALRHGHSVCLPDAQGRVFLPSVLRFLPAAAPHRSPSRQIGWEALQAQTQDPANTISSVKRLMGRTRADLQASGVLERLPYTVVDGAGMAAVRTVAGDISPVEVSAEILATLRQRAEDSFDAELYGAVITVPAYFDDAQRQATKDAAQLAGLKVLRLLNEPTAAALAYGLDQAAEGLYAVFDLGGGTFDVSLLRLSRGVFEVLATGGDSALGGDDYDRAFADALLLRCGHRGHASELPLAERAALLAEARRLKEALCNLDDAAQTLPFAATLHGQALQCPVSRAEFDAATTALTERTVAALRRVLRDARVTPEQVQGVVLVGGATRMPALRQAVATYFGRAPLTDLNPDEVVALGAALQAQQLAGNPDSGEGWLLLDVTPLSLGLETMGGLVERIVPRNTPLPAALAQDFTTYQDGQTALALHVLQGERDLVQDCRSLARFELRGIPPMVAGAARIRVTFHLDADGLLSVSAREQSSGVEAHIEVKPSYGLSDEQIAAMLQEGNASAEQDMRARALRQAQVEADRMAAATRSALAADGALLQPEERAAIEALLQAQARIRLLDDAAALDDATEALAQGCEEFAARRMNRSIATALAGQNIDQF; from the coding sequence ATGGCTTTGTTGCAAATCTCCGAGCCCGGTCAAGCGCCGGACCCGCACCAGCGGCGCATCGCCGTGGGCATTGACCTAGGCACCACGCACTCGCTGGTGGCGGCGCTGCGCCATGGCCACAGCGTCTGCCTGCCCGATGCCCAAGGCCGGGTGTTTCTGCCCAGCGTGCTGCGCTTTCTGCCCGCCGCTGCGCCCCACCGGAGCCCGAGCCGCCAGATCGGCTGGGAGGCGCTGCAGGCGCAGACGCAAGACCCAGCCAACACCATCAGCTCGGTCAAGCGCCTGATGGGCCGCACCCGCGCCGACCTGCAAGCCAGCGGCGTGCTGGAGCGCCTGCCCTACACCGTGGTCGATGGCGCGGGCATGGCGGCGGTGCGCACCGTGGCCGGCGACATCAGCCCGGTCGAGGTGAGCGCCGAGATTTTGGCCACCTTGCGCCAGCGCGCCGAAGACAGCTTCGACGCCGAGCTCTACGGCGCCGTGATCACCGTACCGGCCTATTTTGACGACGCCCAGCGCCAAGCGACCAAAGACGCCGCGCAACTGGCCGGGCTCAAGGTGCTGCGGCTGCTCAACGAACCCACCGCTGCGGCGCTGGCTTACGGGCTCGACCAAGCGGCCGAGGGGCTGTACGCGGTGTTTGACCTCGGTGGCGGCACCTTCGATGTGTCGCTGCTGCGCCTGAGCCGTGGCGTGTTCGAGGTGTTGGCCACCGGCGGCGACTCGGCCCTGGGCGGCGACGACTACGACCGCGCCTTTGCCGACGCCTTGCTGCTGCGCTGCGGCCACCGCGGCCACGCCAGCGAGCTGCCGCTGGCCGAGCGCGCGGCGCTGCTGGCCGAGGCGCGGCGCCTCAAAGAAGCGCTGTGCAATCTGGACGATGCGGCCCAGACCTTGCCTTTTGCCGCCACCCTGCACGGGCAGGCGCTGCAGTGCCCGGTGAGCCGCGCCGAGTTCGACGCCGCCACCACCGCGCTCACCGAGCGCACCGTGGCCGCCTTGCGGCGCGTGCTGCGCGATGCGCGCGTCACGCCCGAGCAGGTGCAAGGCGTGGTGCTGGTGGGGGGGGCTACGCGCATGCCGGCGCTGCGCCAAGCCGTGGCCACGTATTTTGGCCGCGCCCCGCTCACCGATCTCAACCCCGACGAGGTTGTGGCCCTGGGCGCAGCCCTGCAAGCGCAGCAACTGGCTGGCAACCCGGACAGCGGCGAGGGCTGGCTGCTGCTCGACGTGACGCCGCTCTCGCTCGGCCTCGAGACCATGGGCGGGCTGGTCGAGCGCATCGTGCCGCGCAACACGCCGCTGCCGGCGGCGCTGGCGCAAGACTTCACCACCTACCAAGACGGCCAGACCGCGCTGGCGCTGCACGTGCTGCAAGGCGAACGCGACCTGGTGCAAGACTGCCGCAGCCTGGCGCGCTTCGAGCTGCGCGGCATCCCGCCCATGGTGGCCGGGGCGGCGCGCATCCGCGTCACCTTCCACCTCGACGCCGACGGGCTGCTGAGCGTGAGCGCGCGCGAGCAAAGCAGCGGCGTCGAGGCGCACATCGAGGTCAAACCCTCGTATGGCCTGAGCGACGAACAAATCGCCGCCATGCTGCAAGAGGGCAACGCCAGCGCCGAGCAAGACATGCGCGCGCGCGCCTTGCGCCAGGCGCAGGTGGAGGCCGATCGCATGGCCGCCGCCACCCGCAGCGCGCTGGCCGCCGACGGCGCGCTGCTGCAGCCCGAGGAGCGCGCCGCCATCGAGGCCTTGTTGCAGGCGCAGGCCCGAATCCGGTTGCTAGACGATGCCGCCGCGCTTGACGACGCCACCGAGGCGCTGGCCCAAGGCTGCGAAGAATTTGCTGCCCGGCGCATGAACCGCAGCATCGCCACCGCGCTGGCCGGGCAAAATATCGACCAGTTCTGA
- the fdx gene encoding ISC system 2Fe-2S type ferredoxin yields the protein MPTLTVLPHPELCPEGRQIEGLSGSTLCEALLDHGVAIEHACDMSCACTTCHVIVRQGFATLEPASEEEEDLLDKAWGLQPQSRLSCQVRLGRQDLTVEIPRYTINHARENH from the coding sequence ATGCCGACCCTCACCGTTTTGCCACACCCCGAACTCTGCCCCGAAGGGCGCCAGATCGAGGGCCTGAGCGGCAGCACCCTGTGCGAAGCCTTGCTCGACCACGGCGTGGCTATAGAGCACGCCTGTGACATGAGCTGCGCCTGCACCACCTGCCACGTGATCGTGCGCCAGGGCTTTGCCACCCTCGAGCCCGCCAGCGAAGAAGAAGAAGACCTGCTCGACAAAGCCTGGGGGCTGCAACCGCAGTCGCGCCTGAGCTGCCAGGTGCGGCTCGGGCGCCAAGACTTGACGGTGGAAATCCCGCGCTACACCATCAACCACGCGCGCGAAAACCACTGA
- the dnaQ gene encoding DNA polymerase III subunit epsilon translates to MRQIVLDTETTGLSPANGDRIIEIGCIELLGRKPSGNNRHYYLNPECEIHAEAQRVHGLTLDFLADKPKFAEVAADLLDYLAGAELIIHNAPFDLGFLDAEWQRLGHGPTRQLAGGVIDTLLMAKEIYPGKRNGLDALCERLGVDNSGRKLHGALLDAELLADVYICLTRGQDSLLMELDLGAAGSPMGSPMGSAAAAGVNGGQNGSQKGSAHGSQSGHPNGSSHAAGAAASGAQADAAAAHDWAAHLALPLLRANKLELQAHEALLLELDRASKGQTVWRRSVAPQQ, encoded by the coding sequence ATGCGCCAAATCGTCCTCGACACCGAGACCACTGGGCTGTCGCCCGCCAACGGCGACCGCATCATCGAAATCGGCTGCATCGAGCTGCTGGGGCGCAAGCCCAGCGGCAACAACCGCCACTACTACCTCAACCCCGAGTGCGAGATCCACGCCGAAGCGCAGCGCGTGCACGGCCTGACGCTTGATTTTTTGGCCGATAAACCCAAATTTGCCGAAGTGGCCGCCGATCTGCTCGACTACCTCGCCGGGGCCGAGCTGATCATCCACAACGCCCCCTTCGACCTTGGCTTTCTCGACGCCGAATGGCAGCGCCTAGGCCACGGCCCCACGCGCCAGCTGGCCGGCGGCGTGATCGACACCCTGCTCATGGCCAAGGAGATTTACCCCGGCAAGCGCAACGGGCTCGATGCCCTGTGCGAGCGGCTCGGGGTGGACAACTCGGGCCGCAAGCTGCACGGCGCGCTGCTCGACGCCGAGCTGCTGGCCGATGTGTACATCTGCCTCACGCGCGGCCAAGATTCGCTGCTGATGGAGCTCGACCTAGGCGCCGCGGGCAGCCCTATGGGCAGCCCTATGGGCAGCGCTGCGGCTGCGGGCGTGAACGGTGGCCAAAATGGCAGCCAGAAGGGCAGCGCGCACGGTAGCCAGAGCGGCCACCCGAACGGCAGCAGCCACGCGGCAGGCGCAGCTGCGTCCGGCGCACAGGCCGACGCCGCAGCGGCCCACGATTGGGCGGCCCATCTGGCGCTGCCATTGCTGCGCGCCAATAAGCTCGAACTGCAAGCCCACGAGGCCTTGCTGCTCGAGCTGGACCGGGCCAGCAAAGGCCAAACCGTGTGGCGCCGCAGCGTGGCGCCGCAGCAATGA
- a CDS encoding ribosome maturation factor: MSWQHTVEQTVIGMGFDLVDLERSAGGLLRVTIDWPWVAASSPERAITVEDCERVTRQLQLLLEVEAVDYKRLEVGSPGIDRPLRHAADFERFVGSVIDVTLKQPIGAAVAAGGVAVAANRKKFRGTLERATAPEAAPESPPESAPEPGAAPVSHWQIVWRDEPVRKPGQRPSKKSQPLPLQVLGFELSELREARLAPIVNFKGRSATAPAAPTAEAGGSHTGKADPK; this comes from the coding sequence ATGAGCTGGCAGCACACCGTAGAGCAGACCGTCATTGGGATGGGTTTCGATCTGGTGGATCTGGAACGATCCGCCGGCGGGCTGTTGCGCGTCACCATCGACTGGCCGTGGGTTGCGGCCAGCAGCCCGGAGCGCGCGATCACGGTGGAAGACTGCGAGCGCGTGACGCGCCAGTTGCAGCTGCTGCTCGAAGTCGAGGCGGTGGACTACAAGCGGCTCGAAGTGGGTTCGCCCGGCATCGATCGGCCGCTGCGCCACGCCGCCGATTTTGAGCGCTTTGTGGGTTCGGTGATCGATGTCACGCTCAAGCAACCCATCGGCGCGGCGGTGGCTGCGGGTGGGGTGGCCGTGGCCGCCAACCGCAAGAAATTCCGTGGCACGCTCGAGCGCGCAACGGCTCCCGAGGCTGCGCCCGAATCCCCCCCCGAATCCGCCCCCGAGCCCGGCGCCGCCCCCGTCAGCCACTGGCAGATCGTCTGGCGCGATGAGCCGGTGCGCAAACCGGGCCAACGCCCGAGCAAAAAATCCCAGCCCCTGCCGTTGCAGGTGCTTGGTTTCGAGTTGTCCGAGCTGCGCGAGGCGCGGCTGGCACCGATCGTCAACTTCAAGGGCCGCAGCGCAACCGCGCCGGCCGCACCCACCGCCGAAGCAGGTGGCAGCCATACTGGAAAGGCAGACCCCAAATGA
- the nusA gene encoding transcription termination factor NusA translates to MNREMLMLIDAISREKNVERSVVLSAVEFALASATKKFYKGEVDIRVSVNPDTGAYDTYRRWLVVPDEAGLQNPDAEEMLSDVADEHPGIQVGEYIEVPIESVPIGRIGAMAAKQVILQRIRDAEREMLLNDFMSRGDKIFVGSVKRLDKGDLIVESGRVEGRLKRSEMIPKENLRSADRVRAMIMEVDLSLRGAPILLSRAAPEFMIELFRQEVPEIEQGLLEIKSCARDPGSRAKIAVKSYDKRIDPIGTCVGMRGSRVNAVTNELAGERVDIVLWSEDPAQFVIGALAPANVQSIVVDEERHAMDVVVDEENLAIAIGRGGQNVRLAADLTGWKINIMTADESSAKQAQETDAIRTLFMSKLDVDQEMADILIGEGFTSLEEVAYVPLQEMLEIEAFDEDTVTELRARAKAALLTLAIAKEESVEDAVRELRDLEGLNAELLAQLAAAGVHTLDELADLASDELIEITGLSADEATALILRARQHWFAADQAPEQSSQPSQS, encoded by the coding sequence ATGAACCGCGAAATGTTGATGCTCATCGACGCCATTTCACGCGAAAAAAACGTCGAACGCAGCGTGGTCCTGAGCGCGGTCGAGTTCGCGCTGGCCTCGGCCACCAAAAAGTTCTACAAGGGTGAGGTGGACATCCGCGTCAGCGTCAACCCCGACACCGGCGCCTACGACACCTACCGCCGCTGGCTGGTGGTGCCCGACGAAGCCGGCCTGCAAAACCCAGACGCCGAAGAGATGCTCTCCGATGTGGCCGACGAACACCCCGGTATCCAAGTGGGCGAGTACATCGAGGTGCCGATCGAATCGGTGCCGATCGGGCGCATCGGCGCCATGGCCGCCAAGCAGGTGATCTTGCAGCGCATCCGCGACGCCGAGCGCGAGATGCTGCTCAACGACTTCATGAGCCGCGGCGACAAGATCTTTGTCGGCTCCGTCAAGCGGCTTGACAAAGGCGACCTGATCGTGGAGAGCGGGCGCGTCGAGGGGCGGCTCAAGCGCTCCGAAATGATCCCCAAAGAAAACCTGCGCAGCGCCGACCGCGTGCGCGCCATGATCATGGAAGTGGACTTGAGCCTGCGCGGCGCCCCGATCCTGCTGTCGCGCGCCGCCCCCGAGTTCATGATCGAGCTCTTTCGCCAAGAGGTGCCCGAGATCGAACAGGGCTTGCTCGAGATCAAATCCTGCGCCCGCGACCCCGGTTCGCGCGCCAAGATCGCCGTCAAATCCTACGACAAGCGCATCGACCCGATCGGCACCTGCGTCGGTATGCGCGGCTCGCGCGTCAACGCCGTGACCAACGAGCTGGCCGGTGAGCGCGTCGATATCGTGCTCTGGAGCGAAGACCCGGCGCAGTTTGTGATCGGCGCGCTGGCGCCGGCCAACGTGCAGTCGATCGTCGTCGATGAAGAGCGCCACGCCATGGACGTGGTGGTCGATGAGGAAAACCTGGCGATCGCCATCGGCCGCGGTGGCCAGAACGTGCGCTTGGCCGCCGACCTGACGGGCTGGAAGATCAACATCATGACCGCCGACGAATCGTCGGCCAAGCAGGCGCAAGAGACCGACGCCATCCGCACGCTGTTCATGAGCAAGCTCGACGTCGATCAAGAGATGGCCGACATCCTGATCGGCGAAGGCTTTACCAGCCTCGAAGAAGTGGCCTACGTGCCGCTGCAAGAGATGCTGGAGATCGAGGCCTTCGACGAAGACACCGTGACCGAACTCCGCGCCCGCGCCAAGGCGGCTTTGCTCACGCTGGCCATCGCCAAAGAAGAGAGCGTGGAAGACGCGGTGCGCGAACTGCGCGACCTCGAGGGCCTCAACGCCGAGTTGTTGGCCCAATTGGCCGCAGCCGGCGTCCACACCCTCGACGAACTGGCCGATCTGGCCAGCGACGAATTGATCGAAATCACCGGGCTCAGTGCCGACGAAGCGACCGCGCTGATCCTGCGCGCGCGCCAACACTGGTTTGCCGCCGATCAGGCCCCCGAGCAATCCTCGCAACCCTCGCAGTCCTGA